GCGCACCTTCGAATCGCAATCCGGCGCCATCCACACCAGCAGTCTGCTGCTCGACGACGGCGTGATCGACCCCCGCGAAACCCGCGCCTGGCTTGGCATGGCGCTGGCAACCACCGCGCAGGCCAAGGCCCGCGAACTGCATCCCGTGCAGTTCGGCGTCGCACGTTTCTGAGCTTTCCCTCTTCGTTCGGACTCGCCACACAGGGGACGAGTCCGTGCTTCCCACATCTCAACATCAGGAGACACACACCATGATGACACCCGAACACATCGCCCTGCAGGACAGCGTGCGCAAGCTGATCGAACGCGAGATCGAACCGCATGTCGACGAGTGGGAAGCCGCAGAAATCTTCCCGGCGCACGAGGTTTTCAAGAAGCTCGGTTCAGCCGGATTTCTCGGCGTGAACAAGCCGGTGGAGTTCGGCGGCATGGGCCTCGACTACACCTACGAGATCGCGTTCTGCGAAGCCATCGGCAACATCAGCTCGGGAGGAGTGGGCATGGCGATTGCCGTGCAGACCGACATGGCCACGCCCGCGCTCACGCACTTTGGCTCGGACGAATTGCGTGAAGAGTTTCTCAAGCCGACGGTGGCCGGTGACAAGGTGGTCTGTCTGGGCGTGTCGGAATCGGGCGCGGGCTCGGATGTCGCGTCGCTCAAGACCACGGCGCGGCGCGACGGCGATGACTACGTGATCAACGGCTCCAAGATGTGGATCACCAACGGTCTGCAGGCCGACTGGATGTGCCTGCTCGCCAACACCAGCGAGGGCGACGTGCACCGCAACAAGTCGCTGATCTGCCTGCCGCTGCGCGAGAACGGCCAGTTGCGCAAAGGCATCACGATGAACAAGATCAAGAAGGTCGGCATGTGGGCTTCGGACACCGCACAGGTGTTCTTCGACGACGTGCGCGTGCCGGTGCGCAACCGCATCGGCGAGGAAGGCAAGGGCTTCACCTACCAGATGCGGCAGTTCCAGGAAGAGCGCCTGAGCGGTGCCACGCGCCGCGTCACCGCACTCAACAACGTGATCGACGAAACCATCGAATACACGCGCCAGCGCAAGGCATTCGGCCGCTCGATTCTCGACAACCAGGCCGTGCACTTTCGCCTGGCCGAGCTGCGCACCGAGGTCGAAATGCTGCGTTCGACCATCTACCGCGCAGCGCAGGTGCACATGTCGGGCGGCGACATGACGGAGCTCACTTCGATGTCCAAACTCAAGGCCGGTCGCCTGTGTCGCGAGGTCACCGATTCGTGCCTGCAGTACTGGGGCGGCATGGGCTTCACGTGGGAGAACAAGGTCTCGCGCGCATGGCGCGATCTGCGGCTGATCTCCATCGGCGGCGGTGCCGACGAAATCATGCTGACCATCATCTGCAAGCACATGGGCATTCTGCCCAAGCGTGCAGCCTGAGCTATCCGTCCAACCATCGTTCATCGCGAGCAAGAAAGCAGGTCCACTCCATGCGCTTCGACACCTTGCTGATCGCCAACCGCGGAGAGATCGCACTGCGCGTGATCCGCACGGCGCGGCGAATGGGCATTCGCACCGTCGCCGTGTATTCCGATGCGGACGCCGACAGCCCGCACGTGCGTGCCGCGCACATGGCAGTGCACATCGGCGCTTCGTCTGCCGACCAGAGCTACCGCAACATGGCCGCCATCATCGATGCCTGCAAGCGCTCGGGCGCGCAGGCCGTGCATCCGGGTTATGGCTTTCTGTCGGAAAACGCGGATTTCGCGCAGGCTGTGGTCGATGCGGGCCTCGTCTTCGTCGGCC
This genomic stretch from Diaphorobacter sp. HDW4B harbors:
- a CDS encoding acyl-CoA dehydrogenase family protein, with amino-acid sequence MMTPEHIALQDSVRKLIEREIEPHVDEWEAAEIFPAHEVFKKLGSAGFLGVNKPVEFGGMGLDYTYEIAFCEAIGNISSGGVGMAIAVQTDMATPALTHFGSDELREEFLKPTVAGDKVVCLGVSESGAGSDVASLKTTARRDGDDYVINGSKMWITNGLQADWMCLLANTSEGDVHRNKSLICLPLRENGQLRKGITMNKIKKVGMWASDTAQVFFDDVRVPVRNRIGEEGKGFTYQMRQFQEERLSGATRRVTALNNVIDETIEYTRQRKAFGRSILDNQAVHFRLAELRTEVEMLRSTIYRAAQVHMSGGDMTELTSMSKLKAGRLCREVTDSCLQYWGGMGFTWENKVSRAWRDLRLISIGGGADEIMLTIICKHMGILPKRAA